The genomic window taacaaaaaagcaaaaacaaaacatcaagaAAACCTGGCAGTCATggttaaattgaaaaaaaaaaaaaacacccgcTCTAAAGACAGTAGACATTGGCAAAATACTTAATCACTATAACAtagtgagaggaaaaaaaggtgtattgctgtaaaataaacaaggagaaaaacaaaatacttaTCAAGAAGTTCACAAAGGGAGAAAAATGGATGTGCCCAGTCATTCCTTTCAAATGACCAGTGTTTGATAGAGTATGCATTCAATAATCCCATAAATTAATGTCATAAATAATGATTAATGAACAataatttgttcttttttcacaGCTAAACAAGACCAGTGTATGTAAGTATTACTTCTGGGAACTGCAGCTTACTCTGCTAAAAACAGCTCCCACtctaaagtgacaaaaataaaccaaaggATTGGTTAAGTCACTAAACTGACCAGAGTCCTCTCCCATTTCCTGTTCCGATTATTCAGAAAACTAGGGCATTGTTGCTCTAAATCATGACTACGTTGTGGCAGCAGGGGGGATATAGTGACCATGGCCGTTTGCAGTTTTTTTACATCAGTGGCACGAGAAAATGTTTGGCACTGACCATGCATGCTATACTAACAGTCACTGTGACACAATGAGATgccttactttttttttttttttccagtgggaagaaataatataattatcTGTTTGTTACTGTTCAAGTTGTACGCTCCCATGCTACCTTGTATTATAAGTTGTGTGTACACAggcttttttatttaaaagctcaAATGAGAATCGAGGCCTTCAACACAAGTGGCTTGCAACTTCCCCTCAACGAACTGCATGCAATCAACTGACAATAAACACTCCATTTCACAGCTTGAGAAGAGAGCGAGCACTTCCTTATTTTGTTCGAGGAGGAAGAGCAAAGACGAAACACTAGTGGCCAGCCAGAACTGAGGGCACAACGTGAGAGCAGCACAGGTCTTCCAACATCTCGCCTGCGAGCGACTGCACATACAGAATCCAGTTCTCTCTGGCCACGGCTTCTCGTTCTTTACACTTGACTGTGCTCtgcgccttttttttttttcttttttttttttttttttttaaatttcagccAAAACAGACACACCTTCCCTCAAGTTGAGAATTGGCCAACAGCAAAAATTAGCTgtgtaattatgtaattttcTAAAGTACAtggttcaaaaaaaaaaaacaacatggaaaACACATATGGAGGTACAATCAAACTGCAAACTCAAAATAATGGAGCGGAGAAGCTGTGTTAATTTACTGTCCGCTCCAGCTCTGCATTCAAAAAGGACCAGAAGTAAGCAGAGTACCCACTGGCCCCTagcatacatacagtactgtacagctGTAGCAAGGAGATCATTCCACCAATCATATTCACTGGAGCAGTACGACTACTTTGTCAGTAAGAGAAAAGCAAACTCTTTCCTGTCACGACCGTCATCTCAGGTTTAGGCTGAAGTCATCAACATGCActatgatacacacacacacacacacacacaaaataaaataaaaataaaatctacgGTGGGTAACCTATGAACACGCAGTGAACATCTGGCAATACGGTGGCAGATGTTCACTTTGCATAGGCTGTCACCAAACACGTGAATATATGTTCTTTGTCTTGCACAATAAACGtcaaaaacacactgatgaatGAAAGGGATTGACAGGATGAGCAGTGaatttgcaaaaataaaaagaaaagaaaaacagctttcatTTGTATAACAATGTAATGGCCGCACAAAACGGAGCGAAGTAGTTTAGCTAACTTTGCAACTAAATTTGGCAGTGGCAGAGTAATACTATTTCAACATCTTGCTAATCCTGAAATAGAGCCAGAGCTCATGTGTAATAAGTTTATCGCATAACAAGATCATAATACTACTCCATTCATTCTCTTAATTGTAAAGTTTAACTAGCATACTCGACTCTGAAAAATGCCACCATTAAATAAAGTCAAAAAGTTAAGGTTGTGGATTAATTATTGCATCTCTCTTACAAGAGGATTCGTAGAGTAAGGAttcctttcaaaaaaaaaaacagtggcatttttttttcttctttagcacaaaaaaaaaagaaaaaaaaaaaaagaaaaactgataaCACCAGGAGGTTAGATTTTGTCTGTTACAAACATGCACTCATTCGCTTCATAAATAGATTCACTTGGAAGAGGATACAGGTTTGAGGAGGAAGCATGCAACGCTTTGAGTTATAAAAACTTCAGCTTTTCCCATTTCGtctttcagaggaaaaaaattcTTGAATCACAATCGTCTAATCCAACAGAAGCAGGCAGGTCATTTTGGATAGGTATCTTGATGGTTCTCCATAGCCCAAACACCCACCCCGGCAGTTACCCCCGAGTTACAAAAGTCTCTATATGGCTTTGTTCTCCTGTGTGAACGATACTATTGCCATTTGTTTTGTTGGACAGGGATAtcccaaacaaaaaaaaggctcaaAATGGCCAATGAACGATCAGATAAGGAGAAGGAGGCACACTGGGACACACGATCAGGGGTCAGAGGTTAGGGTTCAGAGGGTCCGGAGTCTGATGAGGGgtagaggggggggggatcttCATTTCCTGTTAAGTTTTGTGCTCTTGACAGTGCGTTTGGAGCCCTCCGTGCAGCTGCGTATACCAGCGAGGTGCAGCAAGGAGCCGGCCGCTTCCTTCAGCTCCTCATCCAGCTCCGGCTTGGCCTCACGTCGTGCCCTCTTGCCGGCGGGCCACTTGATGGCGGGCGGACGCCGCGAAGTTTGGTGGACGCCCCTCTCGTCCCAGAGGTCGGAGTCCTCGTCGCTGTGGAAGCCCTCGCTGCCGGCGCGGCGGGACTGCCTGCGGTCGCAGCCTCCTTCGTCGAGGGAGGACAGggacgaggaggaggaacgGGAGGAGCAGCGCTGCAGGGCTACACTGCTGTAGTTGTGGTCCTGCTTTGGATCGCTGCTCACCAGGACAGAGTCGGGTCTGGAGAGGTCCAGTGGGCTATCAGAATTGCCTGAGGAGAACAGAAGAAGTAACAAGTGATAAGTATACATTCGAATGTAACACCATATGTTACAGGCCTATTACaacattattttccttattgtatCACATTATTTTCCCTTGTCTTAGTTGTTTTTCAAAGTGAATGCATTGAAACAAATGCTGTCTGAGGGCAGAGAGTTTTATTTATAGTCATGTAAAACTAATTTTACAGACTATAGTCTCACTTTggttggattaaaaaaaacaaaaaaacagaagtaaatCATAATGTCACATTACAGTAAACAAGCTATTGGGTCAGTTTTTTCCAAAGAGAAAGCAGAAATCAGTCACAGTGAACCACAGACTGTAGCTCACTTTGTTTACTAGTATAAAGCAGAACTAAGACTGGTCTTAACCCAAGTGGGAAAGCctaatttaaaaatatcattgtgTTCAAAACAGGGAAAGTACATATATTAGCGAAACCCAGTCACATTAAATGGTGCTTTGAGGAGTTTTTGTAGTCaattaataaaatcaattaCAAACAGGCTAAATAAATCagaatgtaatgtaaaatatgtcaAGTAATAAGGCAATAACAGCCGGAAGTTTGAAAAATCAGAACAGCGACttaacaaatttaaaaacacaaggaTCATGCACTGATAACACTTTCTCAAACTGACTTTAGCTGACTATTCTTAGAATCAACCATTATTCTAATAAGTCTTAAAAGAGCATGCCTACAGGAAAAAATATATGCAATAAAGCAagttgaaaactttttttttaatagcagaaacacacttttaagaggacaggtgagggacACAACTTAAAACAgcacacaaaattaaaaaaaataatatttaagcAATGGTGGGGTGGCATGTCAGGAGAGTAAGAAGAGTGGGTGAAAAGTATGGCTGCCTGTGGATTTCTCTTACATGGGTCAACGTGGTGCCCGGGGGCAGAGTTTAAGAGCATCATGGCAGTGGCAGCATCAATGTCAGACTCTGGAAGAGGAGAGAACATGCATGATGGTCAGTCCTAAGGTGTGAAAGCATGGCAGCATGGCGTCTCTACTAGAAGGCAGGGGTTTCCTTCAGTAATGTTTTACTAGAGACATAGTGACCCAATCGATGCTTACTGAATGGATTGGATATGCAAAACAAAGATTCACCGAAACAAACCGGAAGATAAATTCAAGCTACTGATATGGAGAATGCATCCTATCTTTTTCAGACCTGACAAAGTGTCTAAAAGCCTCATAGCTCACTTCTGGGGTTCTAAATTATTAATGATTACCACACTCAGCACCAGCAGAACCTCTGCCTGTCGTCAAGGTTACAAATccaagaggcagaggaggggagagggagaaagagagggggctGAGACATCAACTGGGAGCCTCTCACCACTATGGTCTAACATGAGGCATCAATGACTTTAAAGCAACAAATCAAAACCAAGAGTTGAAGATAAAAGCACAGTGACGCTGAATGTTCTGTGACTGAAATGTGCAAAAGCAACACAATCACAATACTGCACAAACataagatataaaaaatataaaactgcacTGATTGGAATTTCTGTACATCTGCGGAACCGGCGGCTTTTATTGGATGTATCCAAACTTAAGAGACAGACGGAAGAagtttggttcagtctcaccttTAAATGAGCAGCCTTGTAGAAAGAGATGGCGTGGGGGTGAGGAGGCACTgcaaaaagtgaacaaaaaagACATGAAGGATGAGTTTGAAAGCAGGTGTAAAGAAAAGCCAATTGTGATCTTTAAAAAACTGGATTGTATTAATCACAAGAGACCTCCACAATAAAACTGTTAAGTGGAACTTCTTCACTGACAATGAAATATGGTTTGATCAGCTTCCTGCTTCATTGCAGCCAATGCAAAGCATCATACTTCACAACATCCAAAGACTGACTGATGAACGCTCACCTGGGTGGGGAGGCGGGTGGTGTGCAGAAGGCATGTGCGGCAGGGAAGTGCTGCTTTTTAAGGGCTTGGATCAGGTTGGGGCGGTACTCGGGGTCGACACACCAGAGAGAACCTTTTCCATTGGCCTGTACGAAAGAAGAAAGAGTCAAGCTTCTAAGCCAAGGTCATGCGGGATGTAAAGAAAATACGCCTGCAGCTACAAACTGTGAGGGGAATTTAGATTTACAGTACATCAAGGAAGTTGTTGTGagtgtttggagaaaaaaaaagtcctgaatCCTGAgagtcacacaaacaaaaagttaaACACTTGATTAGAAAGTTatagctgtttgttttggtgatcTGTAGATGTAAGAAAACCCCCAATGACAGGATCATTAtatattaaaggggacctattctgctcatttccagctcaatagttttattctgggactccactagagtagctttgcatgattcacagttcaaaaaactcctgaTATaacttatactggccctttatacagcccctcagttcagcctctgtctctaacaggtaGTGTTATCTcctctctttaaggccccccttccGATGAGCCCACTgcgttctgattggccagctttcagGAAGCCTGCCGAGGGGAAGCCATATCATAGTCATGctaagttactgctgatgaaaatcCAACATTTCCTTCTTTTGCCACTTCATTTTACAAggttttaaatgaggaaatgaaacatattcCTCACAGAATCAGTGGAGCTTTGTTAGCAGCGCTAAAAACCAGGCgacacaacaacacatggagatatttggagctctttgttcagcggatcagttagaaataatgcagggaggaatagcaCAAGCAGAAAttgccacagtgatgatgatgatgtttgatgaagagctgcagacgaccagcacacctccaacaggtaaactacttatttcaTTTTGccgtgctgtgtaatggaaaaacattcacagcGTACCACCTCAACTCCAGTCATGGCTCGGTGTGACTACAATGGAAAACACAATAATGTTAGAGGAGAGGAGCTGTGAACTTGCGCGCTGTgcctggagcagatgaccatataaagaagTCCATCACAAGCCGACGTtggctcaggctgaaagtagaataAAACTTCtacatactttatatatttatatgactgaaaaaaaggaaaagtataataggtcccctttaagaaaaAGGTCAACCCTTAAAGATAAGTCACTGCACTACAAGTCGATTTTATACAAACTTCTATCCAAAACATGCTCTACAAAAACTGACAAGctacaaaaatattgaaaatgttgTAGCTATATACCCTTTTCAATCCATCAAAATGTGCACATAATTGATGATTAAAGCATTTAAATTCAGAGTAAAGTATACAGAAGACTGTACTGAAAGCATAGTGGTCTGACAAATTCCATTACAGTAAATCACAATGTGCATGAAAGGCAAAAAAACTTGACAGCATTATTTCTTTGTAGATGCCAACAACATAAACAAGacaagagagtgaaaaaaaacaaaatacataactAAGAATGCCATAACAGGCTTaacaaaaggaggaaacaaGTGCTCCACAGCGCTATGTGAGGAATGAATTTGTCTGTTGGTGATGTGTGCTAACTGTCACTTTATCTGATGGCGGCGTATTCTTGCCCAgtctgggaggaggagggagggagggagaggagggagggagggagggagggagggagggaggagaataACCTTGACTCAGATTACCAACCAGCCCTGATGCAGGAAGAAGGAAATGTCTCCATGGCAACGGAAACCACCAGCTCAGTGTCATGTGAAACTGGTGCTGGTCTCTCAGCAGACGAAGGGCTCACGCTGTGCACCTGCATGCTGAGCGGGCCTGCACCGCATCGTGTTGCTACTCGCTGAGTGCTAACCACCATGCCCTCCCGCGGTGGGAAAATATCAGGTCCTAGCCAGGCACAGCCTTGGCACCACGGGCTCTACCGGTCACAGGTCTGAAGTCATACTGAAGCTCAATATGGCTACCATCGTGTCACTCCGTGGATCAGTTATAGTAAGGTGCAACGTAGAAATGAAGTCTCTTGAAAACCTTTTCTTGCCACAAATTCAAACTACACTTTCCGGctcatttctttactttttcctcttccaacatgtttttcttacaaATATTTGGACCGTTACAAAATCAATAAACTCAATTTGTTGGTCAGAAATCACTAATTTCCCCTTCAGATTACAACGTTTGTGCAGGATATGCATGGTGTGCTTATCTGTTTCTCACAAGCATgtgcctttttctctctctctctctctctctacgcaggaataaaaacacaaataagcgTGAGTGACACATAACTCTGCCGGGACAAGCTGACAAATAATCTTCCTACAAACTCCTCTCTGAACTTTTGGTCACATTTACTTCCTTCTCGCCGTGTGAACGATGACTTTTCCCAACTGTAGGACACTTGTCTGTCTAGTGAATCGGTTGCACTACCTTGTGCGTATGAAGATAAAGTCCTATCTCAGTGTGCTGTGTTTGCGTTTCCTCTGAAGGAGTATCTGCGACCTTGACTGGATTCCAGCCTTATCGCAGCAGAGTCAGAGGTCCCTGCAGCTGTGTTACAGCCCCGGACACTGTGACAGGAGCCACACTGCTCCCTTACACTGAAACTCACTGTTCACTGACAGTCTTCTGCTACGCGAGATGTGTTTTGGCCCATGGAAATTTTAATATCACCTAACAAAAGGTATATTCATGACAAGAAGCATAATCTAAAACAGCAGTTTTCTAAGTTTAAATCTGTGTCAAGTGAGTGAAAGTTAGGAGACAGTTTGCTAACCTACCTTTCCTAAACTCCTCTCCACCTTGCGGAAGCATTTGTTCAGGGACAGGTTGTGACGCACTGAGTTCTTCCAGCCAGTGGGAGCATTGGAGAAATAAGGGAAGTGCTCAAGAATCCAGCCGTAGATTTCCTTGACAGGCAAAGACTTGCTGGGAGACTGCTCAATGGCCATGTAGATGAGGAGGGAAAACGAGAAAGGGGGCTTAGACTTCAACGAGTCCCGCTCCCTGCCTCTGCCGTGtgaagaagatgaggaggaggacgacgCGCCCTGGTTGGACCCGTAGTCTCCCTCGATGTCGAAGAGGGGGCTGCCGCTGGGCTGAGCTTCAGGGCCGCCCAGAGTGAAGTTCTGAAGCAGGTTCTCATGGAGCCAGTTGAGGTTGGTGAGCTCCTCATCCTCGTTACCTCCAGTCCGATCCACGCTGGTCGCCAGCGGACTGGACGCGCACTCCGCCTCGGGCAGTGTTCCCACACCACAAACACCTCTGAGCCCTGTCCGCTCCTCTTGCATACCCGGAATTTCCGTTTTCTTATCTGGTGACATCCCAATGATTGGACCCATTAAATCAAAGAGGtctggagaaagagagaaaaaaaaggttgttaATGTTAAACAGATCACGACAACACATAGACAAAATCACAGTTTTTGATGGTGAGCTGATCTCTAAAACAAAGTTGGCGGTATGAAATAACTGGATGCGACATATTGGAATGATGTGCTCTCCCAAGCGTTGACCTTGTTTTCTTAAGTTTTCCCTGAGGGCACACCCCCTGTAGCTGTCTGCCTCTATCCCACTCCCCAACCCTCTCCTCTCACTGCCACTCTCCTCCACGCCTGGTGAGGACGGAGAGGCTCTCAGCTCTCCCCCCCTCTTGACTCCAGCCGAAGGACCTTGGAGGAGTTCCTCTCAAGCAACTGAACCGACTTAAGGCTCCACTCCTTGACGCCCACCTCATTTCCAGACGAGACCCAGCTGCTCGTTATGTGTAAATGAGCATGAAACCATCAAGCGACTTCAGAAATGAGTGGAAGGTCTCCATCTTACGGAGTGGATGGCTCTTACAGACTGATCTTCATTCAGCCAGGATCAAGTCTCAATTTGTCACATGCCAGATTAAGTAGTGTAAAGAGGCTACAAACCCGCGAGTTGTCAGTCATTAGAAAATTCAACATTGCCAGCAGCCCTGTATCATTAACCAATTCAACCCAAGAACCCTTATTAATGAGACTACTGTGCTTTTTTACTTTGGCTCAGAAGAGGCGCCCTTGTCATCTTGTACATAAACAATGATCCTGTCAATGTATTGTTGTGTAAAGCaatgaaaagataaatatgAGGGAACCAAAAACAAGTACTCAATGTTCATGCCGCCTACAATGACACCTATATTAATGCTAAATTCACAAAAACTTTATAACCTTTTTATCTTCAGTTGTAATAAGTTTTGCTCAAAGAAGTCtataaaaccttaaaatattAGCCATGGTCTTGCACGCTGGCTGGTGAGGCCAAGAGTACAAAGAGACCACTCTTTGGCTCAGCTCACAACAAGCTTTAAGTCCTGggtgtcaccatgacaaccatgCCGTCCCTTCAATTAAAGAGCAGAAATCCcacaaacaagagtcaataagAAAATAAGTAATCCATGCTGGCTGGCTCTGCCACAGACGACCACTGAGCAGCCACCCTGTGAAGAAACGCTCCCCGCTGCACCTCGCGTGTGGACACCAGATGCCCCGGTCTGTGGTGGTCTGGGATGCTGTGGATCGAGATAGAGTAGGGCTGGAAGGGTAAAGGCGCGCAGAGTGCGGTGGATAGgcatatattttcatttctgcgATAAGATAAGAATTGGGTCAAACTCGAGAGTGTTTGCACAGCGGGTGAGACAGGAGAGGGagtgtacacacaaacacacaaatcagtTTGTCAAAGCCAGTGAGTGAGGACAGGAGGGGGAAACGAGGCATTAGTGCATTTACAAAATGACCACTCAACTCTCAATGAGGGGATAAACAGGCGGCAGAGAGATCCTGTTTTGGTTTAGAGTGACTTCTAAATCCAAGGCCGTGATTTCTTTAGACTAAAAGCATACCACATCTTGTTTGCTCTAACAGGTGAGGTCATGTTAGCTACGTCATCCTACGCTCAACTTATCAGCTCTCtattgtctgtgttttaatgtgtcagCACCACTGAAGATTCCTTCAAATCTGTGTACCGCGTTTACTTCTGCGAGAAAAGGAAGTCCGTCAAAAAGCTTTCCAGGTCAAAGGCAAAGGGACAGGCGGAGTGAACATAGGAAGAGTCATAACAATAGGGAAATCCTTTTATGGAAAGGCAGAacaagtgagaaagagagactgagatgtgtgtgtgtgtgtgtgtgtgtgtgtgtgtgtgtgtgtgtgtgagtaagagggagactgagagacacacaaacagcagagactGAGTGCTGGTGAGGTAGGCTGTATTAGTTATCTCCAGTCTAGGATGAATCACAGCGCAAAGTAGAGCAATCAGATATGTCAGGAAGCAAGAGAACTGCCCATTTGCGTTAAAGGAGAAATCTCCGCTCGAGAgactaaaacacaaaaagataTCCCTTGACATGACAGGTTCCTACTCTGAATGAATTTACAAATAGAGAGGGGACCGAGCAGAGAGCCGAGGCTACAGTACACCCTTCCAAAATCTCAGACCAAATTTAGCTGTGTTTACAAGCCACATATTGTGTACAATTAGGGGCTTTTTTGTCTACAAAGAATTTATATATTTGCAGAAGAATGAAATTAGAGGATACCATTTGAAAACAAGCCAAGGCTAGatttaaactaaataaactgtAGATGTATAGATAATGTAACCAGCTTACCAGCCGTCCTCATTTAGGCTGTTTCGTGTGAGTTTAAGACAGGTCTGGTTGCCTAACACATGCTTTCGACAACCATTTAGTCACAGTCAGCCACAAAGCACAGGTGTGGCAAAGAAACGCTCGAGTCTACCTTTGATTAAAAAGTGTGAGCAAAGAGTTTTTGTGAAGCTAGAGTCGACTGTAAACACTTCATTCTGTTGCCCTTTCTTCTTAAAAAGGCCACGAATGTAAACTTGATTGAGTTTTGTCACTGGGAGAAGAGAACAAGTCACGGTCTGGGTAAAGCCTGGGGAAAAGTGTCAGATCACTGATTAACCTTAAAGCACAAGAGAGCTTCACCACCTCAGTCCATCTCCACAACCCTGACCTCTCAGCTGGGCCCTTGGGTGCCAGAGTGTGCTTATCCTCTTTGAGTAGCTCCTCCAGAAGACCGTCATTTGAATATCAACAGAAGGCAGGGTGGACGGCTGACAAAGCTGCCTCGCATCCAGCcaaacacaggaagtgttttACCATGATTGCAGCTGGTCAATTACCACTGCTGTTGCGATGATCGCGGTTATCATTGCTCTTATGAAAAAGGCATCAAAGAGAGGGGGCTGGGAATGCAATGAATTATGGGACACTAGAGTGTAAAGAGTataaagagagaggggagagggagctAATAAGCCGAACTGGCCTGTTGACTTCAGCTCATCCTTGAAAATACACCAAAGCTGCAATGGTGCTGACCTGATGGCTCATCTGCAAGTTAAAATAGCCCAGCGCACCGCCAGCCTCATCATATTCATGTGCAAACAGGCAGGGACTAACAGCAGGTGCCAAGgcacattttttcccccctttcaaACTGCTCTTTTATCCTGTTAAGCACTTAGCCcattcaaaaatacacaaagacatAGGGAGATAGCTTTAAGTGGCGAATCAAGCCGTTGATGTGTCAAATATGTACGGAGGAATGTAAAGGAGACGATAGCGCGCATCAAAATGAAGAGGTACTGGTTTGAGATGTTTTCTGGGAGCGAATCTCACAATCAGGACTCAGTTGCCACGGCAGCCGATGTTGTAAGGGAAGCAATTGTGctcatgtctgtgcatgaaGAGAGAGCTAATGTGGGGAGATCAATACAGGCGGAAAATGCTGAGGCCAGCAGTCTACTGCTGTTCTCCACAAACCTGTCTGACAAAGAGCAGTGGGAAAGGCCACAGCCAACCTGGATGTCATGGGACTAAGTACCATGAAGGCATACTTTATAATACCaatatgctctttttttttttttttttttaagtaaaaaacaaaaatacacacaacttAGCATTTTTATGTGAATAGCAGAACAGGATTTCATAACAAAAACTCAGCGATTTTGCATTTAACTGCTTTGATTTTATACACTTATGTACTCACACCACACCCTCTTCACACGAAATAAACCAGTCGACACAAACCAGTTACACCTCTGTAACAGATACATAAAGGTGTGCCGCAGAGCCCCATGGCGAGGGCTGTTATTTGAAACCCTAACTGATATTTAGGTGACTACCCAGTCGGGCTGGAGCTCTCTAAAAATGTGAATGAGACAAAGGGGGGCTGAGCTggactgggagagagagagaggctgttcTAGAGCGAGGTAGCCAAGTGGCAGTCTTTTATTTTATGGGAGGGTCAAATTATGTCACGGCAAACAAAGCGTCCATTAATGTGAAGGCTAATCAGGCTACTGTTGAAGtctaaatgacacatttttaaataaaactgctcAATGGATTAAAACGATCTACTCGGTGCCCAAGgtgaaagcaaatgaaaaagcTCGCACAAAGCATTACAATTGGCCCCAAACTCGGCTCATACAAAGGAGCAGTTGTTTTTGCTCTAGTCATGTTTTAGAAGCGTTCAGTATTCACCTCACAGTTTCAAACAGAGGACCGGGAGGGAAGGAAACACCTCCTGCCTGTTGAGGAAGTtcattttcagaaaacaaaattcAGACTTCACACAGGCAGCTAGGCCTAACTCCACACTAAAACCGGAGCAACGAGAGGTAACGTTTATTGAAGCAGCAGTATTTACTTTGGCAATCTTTGGATTCCAGCAGCGTGTAGCTTATAGACTGTGTCAGATGCGTTACTGACAAACACCCCAGGCCAACCTGATGTAGTGACAGATGCAATTACGACAACGGTCGGGgttaaacaagcaaacaaaacaatggaggGCGATTGCGATGTTCATCAGAGACATAGACTtcacacaaactcaaacacataGGACTGCACTTCTACTGTCAACAGAGGCGAGGCCTTCCAAAGTACAAGCCAACCCCCAGCCAACACTGAAACCTTATCTCTTGGGTCATGTGGCTGTAGTTCAGTGTACAAACACACCAATCAACATGTACATCCGTCTCATATACTTTCAAATACCGAGGACTGCAGTAATTACAAGGCCAATTGCTTTAGGCCTTCTGTCCACTGAGGTCCAAatcctggtaaaaaaaaaaaaaaaaagactaaaaaggagatttttttaaaagcttcaaTACttctgcagacagactgaatgtGCCTTCCGCAGTTCAATTCAAGTTTCAACATAAGCCCTTCCAGGAATTTGCTcttttgtaaatactgtatgagaTTACTGTCCTTGCAAATACAgcaaatgtttgccattttgaAATTTTGTGTACAAGACACATAGAAATTCTCACAAACCCCTCCAGGAAAATCAAGTTATAAAAGCCTTTCTTCCCAAATCATTGCAAACTCTTGTGAAATCcttcatggaaaaaaaagggcccaaataacaaattaaaggaCAGTTGAGTACATTACTGAAGCTTCTGTGGTGAGCAAATCACTACAACGTGCATACACAGCAAAAGATGCACATCCAGGTAAGAAATATGTT from Thunnus maccoyii chromosome 14, fThuMac1.1, whole genome shotgun sequence includes these protein-coding regions:
- the foxn2a gene encoding forkhead box protein N2 produces the protein MGPIIGMSPDKKTEIPGMQEERTGLRGVCGVGTLPEAECASSPLATSVDRTGGNEDEELTNLNWLHENLLQNFTLGGPEAQPSGSPLFDIEGDYGSNQGASSSSSSSSHGRGRERDSLKSKPPFSFSLLIYMAIEQSPSKSLPVKEIYGWILEHFPYFSNAPTGWKNSVRHNLSLNKCFRKVERSLGKANGKGSLWCVDPEYRPNLIQALKKQHFPAAHAFCTPPASPPSASSPPRHLFLQGCSFKESDIDAATAMMLLNSAPGHHVDPCNSDSPLDLSRPDSVLVSSDPKQDHNYSSVALQRCSSRSSSSSLSSLDEGGCDRRQSRRAGSEGFHSDEDSDLWDERGVHQTSRRPPAIKWPAGKRARREAKPELDEELKEAAGSLLHLAGIRSCTEGSKRTVKSTKLNRK